A window from Synergistaceae bacterium encodes these proteins:
- a CDS encoding TRAP transporter substrate-binding protein → MRKLCLCATVLGIVLGGFCYGAEAAALKLRTSTNLAETGTVGRGLTKFVELVNAKTGGRIEATANYGAELGNQREQVEMCRSGALEMVVAAPGTGPGMWVPQLMMFEFPYLFKDNEHYRRVLKGLESEVSKLVQPYGFVATAGQSQGSRHMLTVKPVEKLADLAGMKMRGPNAIYIGMFDHLGAAGTTMDWNEIYTAMQTKVIDGMEASPSMINSMKFQDNAKNLTITNHIIACVYYFFNEKWLNGLPEDLKKIVLECAEEATVYQGQIDDEDQKQALDAMIKEGVVVHELKDADAWVKACSPMLDEYRAKGPAWNDFIDKMLAIQ, encoded by the coding sequence ATGAGGAAGCTGTGTTTGTGTGCGACGGTGCTGGGGATTGTTCTCGGAGGTTTCTGTTATGGAGCGGAGGCGGCGGCGCTGAAGCTGCGGACGTCGACCAACCTGGCCGAGACCGGAACCGTGGGGCGGGGGCTCACCAAATTCGTGGAGCTGGTCAACGCAAAAACCGGCGGGCGGATCGAGGCCACGGCCAACTACGGCGCAGAGCTGGGGAATCAGAGAGAGCAGGTCGAGATGTGCAGGAGCGGCGCTCTGGAAATGGTGGTGGCGGCCCCTGGAACCGGCCCCGGAATGTGGGTGCCGCAGCTGATGATGTTTGAGTTTCCCTACCTGTTTAAGGACAATGAGCATTATCGCCGTGTTTTGAAGGGGTTGGAGAGCGAAGTGTCCAAACTCGTGCAGCCTTACGGTTTCGTCGCGACGGCGGGACAGAGCCAGGGCTCCCGGCACATGCTCACCGTGAAGCCGGTTGAAAAGCTGGCGGACCTTGCCGGCATGAAGATGCGCGGACCCAACGCGATTTACATCGGCATGTTCGACCATCTGGGCGCCGCCGGAACCACGATGGACTGGAACGAGATCTACACGGCCATGCAGACGAAGGTCATCGACGGCATGGAGGCCTCTCCCAGCATGATCAACTCCATGAAATTTCAGGACAACGCCAAAAATCTGACGATCACCAATCACATCATCGCCTGCGTGTACTACTTCTTCAATGAAAAATGGCTGAACGGGCTGCCGGAGGACCTGAAGAAAATCGTGCTGGAATGCGCGGAAGAGGCCACGGTCTATCAGGGGCAGATCGACGACGAAGACCAGAAACAGGCTCTGGACGCCATGATAAAGGAGGGCGTTGTGGTGCACGAACTGAAGGACGCCGACGCCTGGGTGAAAGCCTGCTCGCCGATGCTGGACGAATACAGGGCCAAGGGTCCCGCCTGGAACGACTTTATCGATAAAATGCTGGCAATTCAATAA
- the selD gene encoding selenide, water dikinase SelD, with translation MSRTSGUAAKIGPADLAQVLAEIPHIEDDRILATWSGGEDAALWKIDEHRLGILTVDFITPVVDDPFVWGQVAAANSISDVFAMGGRPVVALNVVGFPSKTLELDVLKKILKGGFSKTREAGAFLAGGHSVQDDEPKYGLVVYGEAEADRIWRTTGAREGDALILTKPLGTGVAITGIRAGMIEDPATAAEATRWMTTLNALPPRLPEDLHRAVRAATDVTGFGLAGHIADMLSGGGLDFSLSFDKVPLLPGVLELANMGLVPEGSYKNRAACEDRVDIEGNFSVARTDMIYDAQTSGGLLLALPPDRGEEMLTLCRANGFELAALIGHFRSGSGRIRVE, from the coding sequence ATGTCCAGAACCAGCGGGTGAGCGGCGAAGATAGGTCCGGCGGACCTCGCTCAGGTTTTAGCGGAAATTCCCCATATCGAAGATGACCGCATCCTTGCGACCTGGAGCGGCGGAGAGGACGCTGCCCTCTGGAAAATCGACGAACACCGTCTGGGTATTCTGACGGTGGATTTCATCACGCCGGTGGTGGATGATCCTTTTGTGTGGGGGCAGGTGGCCGCGGCCAACTCCATCAGCGATGTTTTTGCCATGGGAGGGCGCCCTGTGGTGGCCCTCAACGTGGTCGGGTTCCCCTCGAAAACGCTGGAGCTGGACGTTCTGAAAAAAATTCTCAAGGGCGGTTTTTCGAAGACCCGTGAAGCGGGAGCGTTTCTGGCGGGAGGGCACAGCGTACAGGACGACGAGCCCAAGTACGGGCTGGTGGTCTACGGTGAGGCGGAGGCGGACAGGATATGGCGAACGACCGGCGCTCGTGAGGGAGATGCCCTGATTCTCACAAAACCCCTGGGAACGGGAGTCGCCATCACGGGCATCAGGGCGGGCATGATCGAGGACCCCGCCACGGCTGCGGAAGCGACCCGCTGGATGACGACCCTCAACGCTCTGCCTCCGCGCCTGCCGGAGGACCTTCATCGCGCGGTTCGGGCGGCCACCGACGTGACGGGCTTCGGCCTGGCGGGGCACATTGCGGATATGCTGAGCGGCGGCGGGCTGGACTTCAGCCTGTCCTTCGACAAAGTGCCCCTTCTGCCGGGAGTTCTCGAACTGGCGAACATGGGGCTGGTTCCTGAGGGCAGCTACAAAAATCGCGCGGCCTGTGAGGACCGGGTGGATATCGAAGGAAATTTCTCCGTTGCCCGGACGGATATGATCTACGACGCTCAGACCTCCGGGGGGCTTCTTCTCGCCCTGCCTCCCGACCGCGGGGAGGAGATGCTGACCCTCTGCCGGGCGAATGGGTTTGAACTCGCGGCGCTCATTGGGCATTTCAGGTCGGGCAGCGGGCGTATTCGGGTGGAGTGA
- a CDS encoding TRAP transporter large permease — protein MLQAALVFALLLLFIFLGFPIYVSTIITAILFIVAMDIPFTLVIIKMFGSIDSFSLMAIPFFIIAGNIMTGSRITDKLVNFANAAVGQFKGGLGHVNILASMLFGGIQGSGAADASAIGGMLIPAMEKQGYEKDYAVAVTAGSSMLSPIIPPSIAMILYSFYTETPVSRLFLGGVIPGVMIGVLQMVVNAVAYRRRGYSFETEKFSWKNLWRAFVSSFGALIMPLIIVCGIVFGLVTPTESGVIAIAYGLVYGFFISKELRMKDLPKILLDSAVTTAVVMMTISAAGVLSNVLVRMRFQNEVLNFAVHTLKNPYLATLFLMAVLLVLGCFLDPTILIAMFATSILSIGNALGFDPIHYGVLMVIVMQVGAITPPVGTFLFISCGIARLPLEESIGALLPYIGVILLVILAMIFFPQIVTFLPSMV, from the coding sequence ATGCTGCAGGCGGCTCTGGTGTTTGCGCTCCTTCTGCTGTTCATCTTTCTGGGTTTTCCGATTTACGTGTCCACCATTATCACCGCGATTCTTTTCATCGTTGCCATGGATATTCCCTTCACCCTGGTCATCATCAAAATGTTCGGCAGCATCGACTCCTTTTCTCTGATGGCGATTCCCTTCTTCATCATTGCCGGGAACATCATGACGGGGTCGCGGATCACCGATAAACTGGTGAACTTCGCCAATGCCGCCGTTGGCCAGTTCAAAGGCGGACTCGGTCACGTCAACATCCTTGCCTCCATGCTTTTCGGGGGCATTCAGGGTTCCGGAGCGGCGGACGCCTCCGCTATCGGCGGAATGCTGATTCCCGCCATGGAAAAACAGGGTTACGAAAAGGACTACGCTGTGGCGGTGACGGCGGGGTCTTCCATGCTGAGTCCGATCATTCCGCCCAGCATCGCCATGATCCTCTATTCCTTCTACACGGAGACTCCGGTGAGCCGGCTGTTTCTGGGCGGGGTCATCCCCGGCGTCATGATTGGGGTTCTGCAGATGGTGGTGAACGCCGTCGCCTATCGCCGGAGGGGCTACAGCTTCGAGACGGAAAAATTCTCCTGGAAAAACCTGTGGCGGGCCTTCGTCTCTTCCTTCGGGGCCCTGATTATGCCCCTGATCATCGTCTGCGGGATTGTCTTCGGCCTCGTCACTCCCACGGAGTCCGGGGTGATCGCCATCGCCTACGGCCTGGTCTATGGTTTTTTCATCTCGAAGGAACTGCGGATGAAGGACCTGCCGAAAATTCTGCTGGACTCCGCCGTCACCACGGCGGTGGTCATGATGACGATTTCCGCGGCGGGAGTGCTTTCCAACGTTCTCGTTCGGATGCGTTTCCAGAACGAGGTGCTGAACTTCGCGGTTCACACACTGAAAAATCCTTATCTTGCCACTCTTTTCCTGATGGCTGTGCTGCTGGTCCTGGGCTGTTTCCTGGATCCCACCATCCTGATCGCCATGTTTGCCACCAGCATCCTCTCCATCGGCAACGCGCTGGGATTCGATCCCATCCATTACGGGGTGCTCATGGTGATTGTCATGCAGGTGGGGGCCATTACGCCGCCGGTGGGGACGTTCCTTTTCATCAGCTGCGGCATCGCCCGTCTTCCACTGGAAGAAAGCATTGGGGCGCTTTTACCCTACATTGGCGTGATTTTGCTGGTGATCCTCGCCATGATTTTCTTCCCGCAGATCGTCACGTTTTTGCCCTCGATGGTATAA
- a CDS encoding methyl-accepting chemotaxis protein, whose protein sequence is MTWFKNRSIGIKMAFLVGLPLCLLLFITAYNYRMSKQTLHEFTSAYDNVYSQAANIAIVRSALNAEQRAILKMILIEDEAKCNELREEINKRREESAGFLKEFEGTPIDETAIAYLNNVKELKGNLADLQDEVIELAFKNEDEKAEQLFLSKLEPVAVRYTENLRKLSAYLVGEADETDTEMEAQIKRTIVIGVGVALAATFLSLLFSFFVSRMITKPINLIKEKIGVFASGDLSVDFSDSGKDAISQMSNALEGMVETLRHVVESIQNSGVQITDSAQNFSAMAQETNASVEEFRASIDEMGSDMQELATAAEEVNASVEEVAAGAQLTAEKGTNIACKVDEAMEAGNLGMDALHNVVSGIGKVAEDVESTAAAVLELSSRAQQIQNFVSQIAGIADQTNLLALNAAIEAARAGDAGRGFAVVAEEVRKLAEESNTAAKNIAGLAGAIATDLNTITGYAQDNTTTCGAAKVRSSETEKAIANILDSLREIATATQDLAAVAEEQAASSEEIASNVQGISEKVGNAARLSENIRTGVGEVATASETIATDAESLYELSHDLQAELDFFKMENGTENSSQPAQRQEVKSLPKARPAVKALKARLATAGNA, encoded by the coding sequence ATGACGTGGTTCAAAAACAGAAGTATCGGTATTAAAATGGCTTTTCTGGTGGGACTGCCCCTTTGTCTCCTGCTGTTCATCACGGCCTACAATTATCGGATGTCGAAGCAAACCCTGCACGAATTTACTTCCGCTTACGACAATGTCTACTCTCAGGCGGCGAATATCGCCATCGTACGGTCGGCCCTGAACGCCGAACAGCGTGCTATTTTGAAAATGATTCTCATTGAAGACGAGGCAAAATGCAACGAACTTCGTGAGGAAATCAATAAGAGACGTGAAGAAAGCGCGGGTTTTTTGAAAGAGTTCGAGGGAACCCCCATCGACGAGACGGCGATTGCTTATCTGAATAATGTGAAGGAATTGAAGGGCAACCTGGCCGATTTGCAGGATGAAGTCATTGAACTGGCCTTTAAAAACGAGGATGAAAAGGCGGAACAGTTGTTTTTGAGCAAACTCGAACCGGTTGCGGTGCGATATACCGAAAACCTGCGTAAACTTTCGGCCTATCTGGTGGGAGAGGCCGATGAGACGGATACGGAGATGGAAGCCCAGATAAAACGGACGATTGTCATCGGAGTCGGAGTCGCCCTGGCGGCCACCTTCTTATCCCTGCTGTTCAGCTTCTTTGTGTCGCGGATGATCACAAAGCCGATCAATTTGATAAAGGAAAAAATAGGAGTGTTCGCCAGCGGCGACCTGTCGGTGGATTTCTCCGACAGCGGCAAAGACGCGATTTCCCAGATGAGCAACGCGCTGGAAGGGATGGTTGAGACGCTGCGTCATGTGGTGGAGTCGATTCAGAATTCGGGTGTTCAGATCACGGATTCGGCGCAAAACTTTTCGGCCATGGCTCAGGAGACGAACGCCTCTGTCGAGGAATTCCGGGCCAGCATTGACGAGATGGGGTCGGATATGCAAGAGCTTGCCACTGCGGCGGAAGAGGTCAATGCCTCGGTGGAAGAGGTGGCGGCCGGCGCGCAGCTCACCGCCGAGAAGGGGACGAACATCGCGTGTAAAGTCGACGAGGCCATGGAGGCGGGCAATTTGGGAATGGACGCGCTTCACAACGTGGTCAGCGGGATCGGCAAAGTCGCGGAGGATGTGGAATCGACCGCAGCCGCCGTTCTGGAGCTCAGCAGCAGAGCCCAGCAGATACAGAATTTTGTGTCGCAGATAGCCGGAATTGCGGATCAGACCAACCTGCTGGCTCTCAACGCGGCCATCGAAGCGGCGCGGGCCGGAGATGCCGGACGGGGATTCGCCGTGGTGGCGGAAGAAGTTCGCAAGCTGGCGGAGGAAAGCAACACCGCGGCGAAGAATATCGCCGGGCTGGCCGGAGCCATTGCGACGGATTTGAACACCATAACGGGCTATGCGCAGGACAATACCACCACCTGCGGCGCGGCAAAGGTGCGCTCCAGCGAAACGGAAAAGGCGATCGCGAACATCCTTGACAGCCTGAGAGAAATTGCGACAGCCACTCAGGACCTGGCCGCCGTCGCCGAGGAACAGGCCGCATCCAGCGAAGAGATTGCGTCGAATGTGCAGGGAATATCCGAAAAGGTCGGAAACGCGGCCCGGCTGAGCGAGAACATCCGCACCGGCGTGGGAGAGGTGGCCACGGCATCCGAAACGATAGCCACCGACGCGGAGAGTCTCTACGAACTTTCTCATGACCTGCAGGCGGAACTGGACTTCTTCAAAATGGAAAACGGGACGGAAAATTCTTCCCAGCCGGCTCAGAGGCAGGAAGTCAAAAGTCTTCCAAAGGCGCGTCCCGCGGTAAAAGCTCTGAAAGCGCGTCTTGCCACGGCGGGAAACGCGTAA
- a CDS encoding Gfo/Idh/MocA family oxidoreductase has protein sequence MQKKSDGQNYAPRSQGKTVPVAAPGEFRVGVMALDHGHIYGMCNGLAEAGAEIALVWDPDPEKTLAFQKAFPQVRIARSRDEILENGDIRLIACAAVPGDRCDLGVAALRSGHDFFVDKPPLITREQLKQAREAVWETGRKYGVYYSERLHVEAAVRAGELLQEGAIGRVVQVMGWGPHRVGPVSGRPDWFFDKSRYGGILVDIGCHQIEQILTFAGAEGARIAHSRVANFAHEEHPRFEDFGDVNLICDNGAAGYFRVDWFTPSGLGAWGDGRTLILGTEGYIEIRKYIDVASDAEGDHIYLADRKGEHHIRAAGTCGFPFFGRFIRDCLDRTEMAMTQEHAFAAVELAIEAQERAWSSGTDGYRETGE, from the coding sequence ATGCAGAAAAAGAGCGATGGACAGAATTACGCACCCCGAAGCCAGGGAAAAACCGTTCCAGTGGCGGCTCCGGGGGAGTTTCGAGTGGGGGTGATGGCCCTCGATCACGGACACATTTACGGGATGTGTAACGGGCTGGCGGAGGCCGGAGCCGAAATTGCCCTTGTCTGGGATCCGGACCCGGAAAAGACGCTGGCCTTTCAGAAGGCCTTTCCTCAGGTCCGAATCGCCCGAAGCCGGGATGAAATTCTGGAGAACGGCGATATTCGACTGATCGCGTGCGCCGCTGTTCCGGGGGACCGGTGTGACCTGGGAGTTGCGGCCCTGAGGAGCGGGCACGATTTCTTCGTGGACAAGCCCCCTCTCATCACCAGAGAACAGCTGAAGCAGGCGAGGGAGGCGGTTTGGGAGACCGGACGGAAATACGGCGTGTACTACAGCGAACGCCTGCACGTGGAGGCGGCCGTTCGAGCCGGAGAGCTTCTGCAGGAAGGGGCGATCGGTCGGGTGGTGCAGGTGATGGGCTGGGGCCCCCATCGAGTGGGTCCGGTTTCCGGACGTCCGGACTGGTTTTTCGACAAAAGCCGGTACGGAGGGATTCTGGTGGACATCGGCTGTCATCAGATCGAACAGATTCTGACCTTTGCGGGAGCGGAGGGCGCCAGGATCGCTCACAGCCGCGTCGCCAACTTTGCTCACGAGGAACACCCCCGTTTCGAGGATTTTGGAGACGTGAACCTGATATGCGATAACGGCGCGGCGGGTTATTTCCGGGTGGACTGGTTCACTCCCTCCGGGCTGGGGGCCTGGGGCGACGGACGGACCCTGATTCTGGGCACGGAGGGCTATATTGAAATCCGCAAATATATTGACGTCGCATCGGACGCGGAAGGGGATCATATTTACCTTGCGGACCGGAAGGGCGAGCACCACATCAGAGCCGCGGGGACCTGCGGTTTTCCGTTCTTCGGGCGTTTCATCCGGGACTGCCTGGACCGCACGGAGATGGCCATGACCCAGGAACACGCCTTTGCCGCCGTCGAACTCGCGATCGAGGCGCAGGAAAGAGCCTGGTCCTCCGGAACCGACGGATACAGGGAAACGGGGGAATGA
- a CDS encoding TRAP transporter small permease — MRRVYAFFSALRAIAIISLLGGMVALCLVQVVLRYFTSTSIRPFAWGDELIRLTSIWVAFLAASLGVREGAHLSVEFFLNKFLPPPLIKIVKQAANVVVLVCLAALVWFGIEQTRLNLVSSLQNLNISLALFYAAIPVGCSYLFVDYLLILIYGFHPFASMNAGKPDPRRGG, encoded by the coding sequence ATGAGGCGAGTCTACGCATTTTTCAGCGCCCTGCGGGCCATCGCGATCATCTCCCTTTTAGGGGGGATGGTCGCTTTGTGTCTTGTACAGGTCGTTCTGCGCTACTTCACCTCCACCTCCATCAGGCCCTTCGCCTGGGGGGACGAACTCATCCGTCTGACCAGCATCTGGGTCGCTTTTCTGGCGGCGAGTCTGGGGGTCAGAGAGGGAGCTCACCTGAGCGTCGAGTTTTTTCTGAACAAATTTCTGCCCCCGCCCCTCATAAAAATCGTCAAACAGGCGGCCAACGTCGTGGTCCTTGTGTGTCTGGCGGCGCTCGTCTGGTTTGGAATCGAGCAGACGCGTCTGAATTTGGTCAGCTCTTTGCAAAATCTGAACATCTCTCTGGCGCTTTTTTACGCCGCGATCCCCGTGGGCTGCAGCTATCTCTTTGTGGATTATCTCCTGATTCTGATTTACGGCTTTCATCCCTTTGCCTCGATGAACGCCGGAAAGCCGGATCCCAGGCGGGGAGGCTAA
- a CDS encoding asparaginase, translating to MKILLLTTGGTIASVASEGGYVPALKGEKLLAACPLLMGFDHDVEIEDIFSKDSSNMSPPDWLAMAQAVRKNASKADAVVLLHGTDTLAWTGAALSLLLRDVTIPVVITGSMLTPDEPGSDVSDNIYAAFQFALQLAMYRRRGVAVAFADLLIHGPRATKLDSRRKKAFASVDYPLLGEMRDKDTHKIAWLTPQTPKLSEKRPWGDSPTFETNIALVPIFPGMKAAWLDGIVEAGPKAIVLEGYGLGGVPYMYENLLDPIKRGVDAGLPLVLRSQSPFGGTNPTVYEVGRRALDLGVLSAGDMTRESLMVKLMLLLPLFSGEELERRLLENFCDEVTA from the coding sequence ATGAAAATTTTATTGCTCACCACCGGAGGGACCATCGCTTCCGTCGCGTCTGAAGGAGGTTATGTTCCCGCGCTGAAGGGTGAAAAACTGCTTGCCGCCTGCCCTTTGCTCATGGGATTCGATCATGATGTGGAAATCGAGGATATTTTTTCCAAAGACAGCTCCAATATGAGCCCGCCGGACTGGCTGGCCATGGCTCAGGCTGTCAGAAAAAACGCCTCGAAGGCGGACGCCGTAGTTCTGCTTCACGGGACGGACACCCTGGCCTGGACAGGAGCCGCTCTTTCCCTTCTGCTGCGGGACGTGACGATTCCTGTGGTGATCACGGGCTCCATGCTCACGCCGGATGAACCGGGCAGCGACGTCTCCGACAACATTTACGCCGCGTTCCAGTTTGCGCTGCAGCTGGCCATGTATCGGCGCAGAGGGGTAGCTGTGGCCTTTGCCGATCTCCTGATTCACGGTCCCAGGGCGACGAAGCTCGACAGCCGCCGCAAGAAAGCCTTTGCCAGCGTGGATTATCCCCTGCTGGGAGAGATGCGGGACAAGGACACCCATAAAATCGCCTGGCTCACGCCTCAAACTCCGAAGCTCTCGGAAAAGCGCCCCTGGGGCGACTCTCCCACTTTCGAAACGAATATCGCCCTGGTTCCGATTTTCCCCGGGATGAAGGCGGCGTGGCTTGACGGCATTGTGGAGGCCGGGCCGAAAGCCATCGTTCTGGAGGGCTATGGGCTGGGAGGAGTACCCTATATGTACGAAAATCTGCTGGATCCCATCAAACGGGGCGTCGATGCGGGGCTTCCCCTTGTTTTGCGCAGCCAGTCTCCCTTCGGCGGAACCAATCCCACGGTTTACGAGGTTGGCCGCAGGGCGCTGGATCTGGGAGTTCTGTCGGCGGGCGACATGACCCGGGAATCGCTTATGGTGAAACTGATGCTGCTGCTTCCGCTTTTCAGCGGGGAAGAGCTGGAGCGTCGTCTGCTGGAAAATTTCTGCGATGAGGTCACGGCCTGA